Proteins encoded by one window of Vigna radiata var. radiata cultivar VC1973A chromosome 5, Vradiata_ver6, whole genome shotgun sequence:
- the LOC106761572 gene encoding uncharacterized protein LOC106761572: MTRSIRVNITCSPLHIFSSHHHHHRHLMHNPCGGTSHPPPPPPHIPTKNDVVYLPLLQPYRRAHDPAPTPHMLTNAAVAVSSWLRRRRIRYFFLFLCSPLLLLLLCAALPFLCAAELCLRLRLWGKLLRRDSAAADRLRRCEEGFCEEQQREKGLLHRYLEDQLFLVGSMYECGDDDDNDGNDEVEGSRSVEDVERIGSSTARNPLLR, encoded by the coding sequence ATGACACGGAGCATCAGAGTCAACATCACATGTTCTCCACTTCACATATTTTCAtcgcatcatcatcatcaccgtCATCTCATGCACAACCCATGTGGAGGCACATCgcatccaccaccaccaccaccacataTACCAACCAAAAACGACGTCGTTTACCTCCCGCTTCTTCAACCATACCGCCGCGCCCATGATCCCGCGCCCACCCCCCATATGCTGACCAACGCCGCCGTCGCCGTCTCCTCCTGGCTCCGCCGCCGCCGGATCCGCTactttttcctcttcctctgcTCCCCGcttctcctccttctcctcTGCGCCGCCCTCCCCTTCCTCTGCGCAGCCGAGCTCTGCCTCCGCCTCCGCCTCTGGGGGAAGCTCCTCCGCCGCGACTCCGCCGCCGCCGATCGTCTCCGCCGCTGCGAGGAAGGGTTCTGCGAGGAGCAGCAGCGGGAGAAGGGCCTCTTGCATCGGTACCTGGAAGATCAACTTTTTCTCGTGGGATCCATGTACGAGTGCGGCGACGATGACGATAACGACGGCAACGACGAAGTAGAAGGTTCTAGAAGCGTTGAAGATGTTGAAAGGATAGGTAGTTCCACTGCTAGAAACCCTCTCTTGAGATGA